The following coding sequences lie in one Enterococcus sp. 9E7_DIV0242 genomic window:
- a CDS encoding rhodanese-like domain-containing protein translates to MSVLLVINIILGAILLIMAGNMLYTFILGKTAAKMLTEEEFREGMRKAQVIDVREKDTFDGGHILGARSLPYSMLKTNMQSLRKDQPIYLYDQRHSTSVRVARKLKKAGYTDIYVLKNGYDNWSGKIKKKTVN, encoded by the coding sequence ATGTCTGTGTTATTAGTAATCAATATTATTTTAGGTGCAATTCTGCTGATTATGGCGGGAAATATGTTGTATACATTCATTTTAGGAAAGACTGCGGCGAAGATGCTGACAGAAGAAGAATTTCGTGAAGGTATGAGAAAAGCTCAGGTAATTGATGTCAGAGAAAAAGATACATTTGATGGCGGCCATATTCTTGGCGCACGTAGCTTGCCGTATTCTATGTTGAAAACGAATATGCAGTCGCTTCGTAAAGATCAACCTATTTATCTGTATGATCAAAGACATTCAACGAGCGTTCGTGTAGCGAGGAAGCTGAAAAAAGCCGGCTATACAGATATCTATGTTCTTAAAAATGGGTATGATAATTGGTCAGGCAAGATTAAAAAGAAAACAGTGAATTAA
- a CDS encoding DUF488 domain-containing protein, whose translation MIYVKRAYEEPSEEDGYRVLVDRLWPRGISKEHAKIDSWLKEIAPSKELRQWFDHDPEKFDQFKEKYKEELAKDTGPMTQLLATIEKEKNVTLVYSAKNETMNNAVVLKAFIEKNE comes from the coding sequence ATGATTTATGTGAAGAGAGCCTATGAAGAACCAAGTGAAGAGGATGGCTATCGTGTTCTTGTTGACCGACTTTGGCCAAGAGGAATTTCAAAGGAGCATGCGAAAATCGATAGCTGGTTGAAAGAGATTGCGCCAAGCAAAGAACTAAGGCAATGGTTTGATCATGATCCTGAAAAATTTGATCAGTTTAAAGAAAAATACAAAGAAGAATTAGCGAAGGATACGGGTCCGATGACACAGCTTCTTGCTACGATTGAAAAAGAAAAGAATGTCACGCTTGTCTATAGTGCAAAGAATGAAACAATGAATAATGCAGTTGTACTGAAAGCATTCATTGAAAAAAACGAGTAA
- a CDS encoding FAD/NAD(P)-binding protein, whose translation MKIVIVGGGPRGLSVLERIVERSRDEKNLKITMFDPYGPGGKIWRQDQPLSLLMNSVACQVTLFTDETVSMEGPTAKGPNLHEWAEQYAEEYIQEFEGGSLAFINEARNLGPNDHCSRAFYGLYQRWFYRYIRTRMTEQTSVTFFNDTVRAVRVAEEGFLVYTKSVEITADKVILALGHQETEGTEAEQKLAAYATEHRLFYSTPKNAADNFFDAVKPRQTVLLKGLGLAFFDYMTMLTVNRGGKFHRKSGVLTYQPSGNEPKIVAGSKRGFPYHARGNNQKRYGEQYQPRFLKQKNLNKWRRKGQFSAETFFTLLKKELELVYYTALIREKYPQINQLKFAEEFVRKKGDVTVLKKYQLPSSEWWDWSRIEHPDAELTDYDDFASFVSDYIREDCRVAQKGNINGPVSSAFDSLKDMRDQIRFMLDYHLFTNEEYKDIFLNWFTSLNAFLSIGPPLERMEELRALLDAGVVTLLAPEMRVDTVEGQFVGYSEKVPEHRFASFFLMEARIPSIDVTRSMNPLMKQLLNEEIGRQHSLELLGEKRYFTGAIDVDPQSNQLITPQGNTINGLFCYGVPTEGIHWLTAATARPGTDPWNLREADEIAGRVLENTEKAV comes from the coding sequence ATGAAAATCGTTATTGTTGGCGGTGGACCGAGAGGCCTGTCGGTATTGGAACGGATTGTTGAACGCTCTAGAGATGAAAAAAATTTAAAAATCACCATGTTTGATCCGTATGGCCCTGGTGGTAAAATTTGGCGACAGGATCAGCCTTTGTCACTTTTGATGAATTCTGTTGCTTGTCAAGTAACTTTATTTACAGATGAGACCGTGAGTATGGAGGGGCCAACAGCGAAAGGTCCAAATTTGCATGAATGGGCAGAGCAGTATGCAGAAGAGTATATTCAAGAATTTGAAGGTGGTTCATTGGCATTCATCAATGAAGCCAGAAATTTGGGGCCGAATGACCATTGTTCAAGAGCCTTTTATGGCTTATATCAAAGATGGTTTTATCGTTATATACGAACAAGAATGACCGAACAGACCTCCGTTACTTTCTTTAATGATACTGTTCGTGCGGTTCGGGTAGCAGAAGAGGGATTCTTGGTCTATACAAAATCTGTTGAAATCACGGCAGATAAAGTGATCCTTGCATTAGGTCATCAAGAAACAGAAGGAACTGAGGCGGAACAGAAACTAGCTGCTTATGCTACAGAGCATCGATTGTTCTACTCAACACCGAAAAATGCAGCAGATAACTTTTTTGATGCAGTGAAGCCGCGTCAAACGGTTCTTTTAAAAGGATTAGGGCTTGCTTTTTTTGATTATATGACTATGCTGACAGTGAATAGAGGGGGGAAATTTCATAGAAAATCCGGTGTTTTGACGTATCAGCCATCGGGAAATGAACCCAAAATCGTTGCAGGTTCAAAAAGAGGTTTTCCTTATCATGCGAGGGGAAATAATCAAAAGCGGTATGGGGAACAGTATCAGCCACGTTTCTTAAAACAGAAGAACTTGAATAAATGGAGACGTAAAGGGCAGTTTTCCGCAGAAACTTTTTTTACTCTATTAAAGAAAGAATTGGAATTAGTTTATTATACAGCTTTGATCAGAGAAAAGTATCCGCAAATCAATCAATTGAAATTTGCAGAAGAGTTCGTCAGAAAAAAAGGGGATGTAACAGTCTTAAAAAAATATCAACTTCCTTCTTCTGAATGGTGGGATTGGTCACGTATTGAACATCCGGATGCTGAACTGACGGACTATGATGATTTTGCTTCATTTGTGTCAGATTATATTAGAGAGGATTGCCGAGTAGCACAAAAGGGGAATATAAACGGACCTGTTAGCAGTGCGTTTGATAGCTTGAAAGATATGAGAGATCAGATTCGATTTATGTTAGATTATCATTTATTCACGAATGAAGAATACAAGGATATTTTTTTAAACTGGTTTACTTCGTTGAATGCTTTTCTATCTATCGGTCCCCCTTTGGAACGAATGGAAGAATTGCGGGCATTATTAGATGCCGGGGTTGTAACACTGTTGGCACCGGAGATGCGTGTGGATACAGTGGAGGGTCAATTTGTCGGCTATTCTGAGAAAGTACCTGAACATCGATTCGCGTCATTCTTTTTGATGGAAGCAAGAATACCTTCTATTGATGTTACACGAAGTATGAATCCATTGATGAAACAGTTGCTGAATGAAGAAATAGGTAGACAACATTCGTTGGAATTGCTGGGGGAGAAACGCTATTTTACTGGAGCAATCGATGTAGATCCGCAGTCGAATCAACTAATTACTCCACAAGGAAACACAATAAATGGCTTATTTTGTTACGGTGTTCCAACCGAAGGGATTCATTGGCTGACGGCAGCAACGGCCCGACCGGGAACAGATCCGTGGAACTTACGCGAAGCAGATGAAATCGCAGGTCGAGTGTTAGAGAACACAGAAAAAGCAGTCTGA
- a CDS encoding DUF3042 family protein codes for MKKFVSGLLVGTAVTVAAVAGLAFTVKKTVIDPIEEKEDMIEQNRKKAMRKRIAR; via the coding sequence ATGAAAAAATTTGTTTCAGGTCTGCTGGTCGGTACTGCTGTAACAGTGGCTGCTGTTGCCGGTCTTGCTTTTACTGTGAAGAAAACAGTAATTGATCCAATCGAAGAAAAAGAAGATATGATTGAACAAAACCGCAAAAAAGCCATGCGTAAACGTATCGCTCGTTAA
- a CDS encoding YiaA/YiaB family inner membrane protein, which produces MKKKAYRNTPAFMFMSWGSFAIFVGLMLIGLYTLKEPLMVKGYYLMGSVGLISSSFTLAKVIRDNQEDEERYNQMFRAMDEPVSKEETSI; this is translated from the coding sequence ATGAAGAAGAAAGCATACAGAAACACACCAGCATTTATGTTTATGAGCTGGGGATCATTTGCAATTTTTGTCGGACTAATGTTGATTGGTCTCTACACACTAAAAGAACCGTTGATGGTTAAAGGCTATTACCTAATGGGATCAGTAGGTCTGATTTCCTCCTCCTTCACGCTTGCAAAAGTGATTAGAGATAATCAAGAAGATGAAGAGCGCTATAACCAAATGTTCCGTGCAATGGATGAACCAGTAAGCAAAGAAGAAACATCTATATAA
- the dnaX gene encoding DNA polymerase III subunit gamma/tau yields the protein MAYQALYRVWRSQRFEDIVGQKAVTQTLRNAIMQHKTSHAYLFTGPRGTGKTSAAKIFAKAINCPNSVDGEPCNNCDICKEITEGRLNDVIEIDAASNNGVEEIRDIRDKAKYAPTQAEYKVYIVDEVHMLSTGAFNALLKTLEEPPKNVIFILATTEPHKIPLTIISRTQRFDFKRIGTQDIVDHLAHILIDSSLKYEEQALYTIARAAEGGMRDALSILDQALSFSEDEVTLADALQVTGSLTFEMMDRYISSCLSGDVEQGLETLEAILNSGTEASRFLEDILLYCRDLLMYQQAPKLLEGKTGTITETFKELAQQTEPERIYQLIQILSDTQNEIRFTNHATIYLEVGTVKLAQGNRSMMATSAPTTGGDANPEAVSELKIQIQKLQQEVDQLKKNGVAVAQETPKAPTRQAAANRNSLKIPTERVYKVLKEATKEHLLKVKDVWEDLLQLLSVTQRAMLKASEPVAGSPTSIVLAFDYEIVCARAAGDEEIQSAIQNSLSRLIDYAPEIVCITRESWPNLRKTFIQQNKDGQPEAENSGFESTVEGLPEEEMAEAETSNGQEIVNEAVNMFGTDIVEIVND from the coding sequence ATGGCCTATCAGGCACTGTATCGTGTTTGGCGCTCTCAGCGATTTGAGGATATTGTCGGACAGAAGGCTGTGACACAGACCTTGAGAAATGCGATCATGCAGCATAAGACCTCGCATGCTTATTTATTTACCGGTCCCAGAGGTACAGGGAAGACCAGTGCTGCTAAAATCTTCGCTAAGGCAATCAATTGTCCTAATAGTGTTGATGGAGAACCCTGTAATAACTGTGATATCTGTAAAGAAATCACTGAAGGCCGTTTGAATGATGTGATTGAGATTGATGCAGCCAGTAACAATGGTGTCGAAGAAATTCGAGATATTCGTGACAAGGCGAAATACGCACCAACACAGGCTGAATATAAAGTATATATCGTGGATGAGGTCCATATGTTATCAACGGGTGCATTCAATGCGCTATTGAAAACCTTGGAAGAGCCGCCGAAAAACGTCATTTTCATTCTGGCGACAACAGAGCCTCATAAAATCCCATTGACGATTATTTCAAGAACCCAGCGTTTTGACTTTAAACGAATCGGGACGCAGGATATTGTGGATCATTTAGCCCATATTTTGATAGATAGTTCATTGAAATATGAAGAACAGGCTTTGTACACGATAGCCCGTGCAGCAGAAGGTGGAATGCGAGATGCGTTGAGTATTTTAGACCAAGCGCTTTCCTTCAGCGAAGACGAGGTAACTCTTGCTGATGCACTTCAGGTGACGGGAAGCTTGACCTTTGAAATGATGGACCGCTATATTTCTTCTTGTCTATCAGGCGATGTTGAACAGGGCTTAGAGACGCTTGAAGCGATTTTGAATTCGGGAACAGAAGCGAGTCGATTTTTAGAAGATATTTTACTGTATTGTCGAGATTTATTGATGTATCAACAAGCGCCAAAGCTGTTAGAAGGCAAAACAGGAACAATCACGGAGACCTTTAAGGAGCTAGCTCAGCAAACAGAACCGGAGCGGATCTACCAACTAATTCAAATTCTGAGTGATACACAAAATGAGATTCGCTTTACTAATCATGCAACAATCTATTTGGAAGTTGGTACAGTGAAGCTGGCTCAAGGAAATCGTTCGATGATGGCTACGAGTGCCCCGACTACAGGTGGAGACGCAAATCCGGAGGCTGTTTCTGAATTAAAAATTCAGATTCAAAAACTGCAGCAAGAAGTAGATCAGCTCAAAAAGAATGGTGTCGCAGTCGCGCAAGAAACACCAAAAGCGCCAACGCGTCAGGCAGCTGCCAATCGAAATAGTCTTAAGATACCAACAGAGCGAGTTTATAAAGTGCTTAAAGAGGCGACAAAAGAGCACTTGCTGAAGGTGAAGGATGTCTGGGAAGACTTACTTCAACTGCTTTCTGTAACGCAACGAGCGATGCTTAAGGCAAGCGAACCTGTTGCGGGAAGTCCAACAAGTATTGTTTTAGCTTTTGATTATGAGATTGTCTGTGCGAGGGCTGCGGGAGATGAAGAGATTCAATCAGCAATCCAAAACAGTCTCAGTCGTCTGATTGATTATGCTCCTGAGATCGTGTGTATTACTAGAGAGAGCTGGCCAAATCTGCGAAAAACATTTATCCAACAAAATAAGGACGGTCAACCAGAAGCTGAAAACTCTGGATTTGAGAGTACTGTAGAGGGCCTGCCAGAGGAAGAAATGGCTGAAGCAGAGACTTCTAACGGACAGGAAATCGTGAATGAAGCAGTAAACATGTTCGGAACAGATATTGTAGAAATTGTGAACGATTGA
- a CDS encoding YbaB/EbfC family nucleoid-associated protein produces the protein MMRGMGNMQGMMKQVQKMQKEMEQAQAALNEKEFVGEATNQLVTAVFSGDKRLKDITIKEEIVDAEDVEMLQDLVLMAVNDGLVKIEKETEATMGKYAKGLPGF, from the coding sequence ATGATGCGCGGAATGGGAAATATGCAAGGCATGATGAAACAAGTACAGAAAATGCAGAAGGAAATGGAACAAGCACAAGCTGCATTGAATGAAAAAGAGTTCGTTGGAGAAGCAACGAATCAGCTTGTGACAGCCGTATTTTCAGGAGATAAACGATTAAAGGACATCACGATCAAAGAAGAGATCGTCGATGCAGAAGATGTTGAGATGCTTCAGGATTTAGTTCTCATGGCAGTCAATGACGGGCTGGTAAAAATCGAAAAAGAAACAGAAGCTACAATGGGCAAATATGCAAAGGGATTACCAGGATTCTAA
- a CDS encoding MerR family transcriptional regulator, whose protein sequence is MFKIGEFSKISNTTVRTLRHYEKLGLILPTTIDPQSGYRFYEANQISTINKIRMLQQVGLSLETIKEILEKQQADVLNYYYEIKEKELEKEMEEINKKKEMIRQLQNQLKEGNNMEKYNVVLKTIPARNVISVRKVIPTFQDEGELWDLLQQEMKKGSVKIAPGSLGISLYHDKEYRETNVEVEVQLEVIGEYENGETATFFEAPEYSIASVTFSGSFDQMPQVSQALATWIETNHYQVSGPMINISHVSPAHDPNPRNWVTEASFVVSLNGKK, encoded by the coding sequence ATGTTCAAAATTGGAGAATTCTCAAAAATATCAAACACAACAGTACGTACCTTGAGACACTATGAAAAACTGGGATTAATCTTACCTACCACGATTGATCCGCAATCTGGCTATCGATTTTATGAAGCGAATCAGATCAGTACGATCAACAAAATCAGAATGCTTCAGCAAGTTGGCTTGTCTCTTGAAACAATTAAAGAAATCTTAGAGAAGCAACAAGCAGATGTCTTAAATTACTATTATGAAATTAAAGAAAAAGAACTTGAAAAGGAAATGGAAGAGATAAATAAGAAGAAAGAAATGATTCGACAATTGCAAAATCAATTGAAAGAAGGAAACAATATGGAAAAATACAATGTCGTATTAAAAACAATACCGGCAAGAAATGTTATCAGCGTGCGAAAAGTCATTCCAACATTTCAAGACGAAGGCGAACTTTGGGACTTACTGCAACAGGAGATGAAAAAGGGCAGTGTAAAAATTGCTCCCGGATCATTAGGGATAAGTTTGTATCATGATAAGGAGTATAGGGAGACAAATGTAGAAGTGGAGGTACAGTTAGAGGTCATTGGAGAGTATGAGAATGGGGAGACAGCGACATTTTTTGAAGCACCTGAATACAGCATTGCATCTGTTACTTTTAGCGGGAGCTTTGATCAAATGCCTCAAGTCTCACAAGCCTTGGCAACTTGGATCGAAACGAATCATTATCAAGTTTCCGGTCCAATGATCAACATCTCTCACGTGTCACCGGCACACGATCCAAATCCACGAAATTGGGTAACAGAAGCTTCTTTTGTTGTATCATTAAACGGAAAAAAATAA
- a CDS encoding DNA-binding response regulator produces MDKKNVNTGIISLSADLAEPYSEELMKHNMNVMPLTMENFEQYIDELDAVIIRENLEQDVRHTCQLLVKIKESSDAFVWVFSPNTPVSMRIVYLQLGAVGVISDDCKADELQLIISNSVHKRKNRKSSNSEAEINQEDEKEKKFIKLIPRNSSVKIDGLREIPLTKLEYRAIDFLYRNMNAAVTYQEIFEAVWEKEFDNKNYRVANLVFHLREKIEKDSSKPILIQTVRSKGYMLVG; encoded by the coding sequence ATGGATAAAAAAAATGTAAATACGGGGATCATATCATTGTCAGCCGATTTAGCTGAACCTTATTCAGAAGAACTGATGAAACATAATATGAATGTCATGCCCTTAACAATGGAAAACTTTGAACAATACATAGATGAGCTGGATGCAGTCATTATTAGAGAAAATCTGGAGCAGGATGTCAGACACACCTGTCAGTTGCTAGTAAAAATTAAAGAGAGCTCAGATGCGTTTGTCTGGGTATTTTCTCCTAATACACCTGTCTCAATGCGTATTGTTTATCTTCAACTAGGAGCTGTCGGAGTTATTTCAGATGACTGTAAAGCAGACGAACTACAACTGATTATTTCAAATAGTGTCCACAAAAGGAAAAATAGAAAATCTTCAAATTCTGAAGCTGAAATAAATCAAGAAGATGAGAAAGAAAAGAAATTTATAAAGCTGATACCGAGAAATTCAAGTGTAAAAATCGATGGATTAAGAGAAATCCCTTTGACGAAACTTGAATACAGAGCTATTGATTTTCTTTATAGAAATATGAATGCTGCAGTCACATATCAAGAAATATTTGAAGCAGTTTGGGAAAAAGAATTCGATAATAAAAATTATCGCGTTGCAAATCTTGTTTTTCATCTTAGAGAAAAAATCGAAAAGGATTCCTCAAAACCTATCCTCATCCAAACCGTTCGCTCTAAAGGGTATATGCTAGTCGGATAA
- a CDS encoding WxL domain-containing protein — protein MKIRNKVSIFLAVVLSLALVFFFNSGSSIRANEDVSESSTNESSVVETVQSFDPSSALTKLPQTEESLRSQEEITNDELDGLMSGTAYQSSTPRATGEISGSMTLAQHKAEYEASYRAASDAYHAAHGFDPESGKVVTVDTYTSTTSSANSWGYGFVQAYSDETVTKIIMLNDISSPTSGTGVFHRRATSIEIDGGGYKLLLYRKSLGIATPAAGTYPVFHLHDMVAATETNYNSTEAAGYWSFINGDTSTTTNLRSDNWYFRFGNVSTDFDQSKYNGLNTSYTNVGGRFARANSAEVTMYGYNVLVTGSENFYLGSMIVEDNTVWKGTNDRTNYSVCWHVERQSDGSTGINGEFTIGKNAFVYLRNTTTYTSYPAVYAHYSTITVGEGSYYNASMQGRALSNYAALNGTNRYAQKKFVAKEGSHINLLSRGSGPVVRLTETTNGTTANMEFLSEQNSEVFIYGNTSDGVIQMNGSGAKFEIVSPKQFEIRNSLASTSGTSARFLTITAGNTFGIYNSDINLWRNATAVSATSDYTYEKVNYFTGDGTTFTSSNSDLQSTFVHNGFRRINGLNVAPEVVWDPVTDAQKSYQARVSLGNLPTGAFDNDGVPIMEEVFAQTGQALVTFTDTRGNVRANIPIDGNKYAKYTDTEFQIAPLEMKATATRGETWVSEETPEPVIDVTPPEPATLMDEKITNATKQLSAENLEVGANVLISINGGSLIGVGTVGSDGKWLYNLPGYLNAGDTVTIYLEDNAGDNPTTITPPSTNSAVGSNTTGNINPYPSAVSYIDAIFQPAKRYTVIDIIPDAPSLIKGSASSGGTTTSIGDEVTYTLTAKNDKADSVDWKDVVLEDVLAAGLDFDTADHGITIKQIDASGTETTIPLAADTFDYNETTRLLTIKLGDIPAKYSYVVTFKVTIGNDATVDQDIMNKATAKGYSPQESLDPFVPGPITGPFKVIDVTSDEVGLPGGTLYGILQLTSAPTVIDFKTHTVTMNDTRVEEPELNMPLTVSDSRGNLKSWTLTATLTKEMAHMGDTTKILHDAIKFNNGTTEDALDGDSTLIKTYTHPSAGDYVVSNDWSSGGTGLKLEVPAGSVRKLGQYQAEITWHLGDTP, from the coding sequence ATGAAAATTAGAAATAAGGTCTCTATTTTTTTGGCAGTTGTCCTTTCATTAGCACTTGTGTTTTTCTTCAACTCTGGAAGTAGTATTAGGGCAAATGAAGATGTGAGTGAATCTAGTACGAACGAAAGCAGCGTAGTAGAAACCGTTCAAAGTTTTGATCCTTCATCAGCATTGACTAAGTTACCACAGACAGAAGAAAGTTTACGTAGCCAAGAAGAAATAACTAATGATGAGTTAGATGGTCTTATGTCTGGAACTGCTTATCAATCCAGCACACCTCGTGCTACCGGAGAAATTTCCGGAAGTATGACACTTGCTCAGCATAAAGCCGAATATGAAGCGAGTTATCGAGCAGCGAGTGATGCTTATCATGCGGCTCATGGTTTTGATCCTGAAAGCGGTAAGGTGGTAACAGTAGATACTTATACTTCTACTACCTCTTCAGCTAATAGTTGGGGATATGGTTTTGTTCAAGCCTATTCAGATGAAACCGTGACTAAAATCATCATGTTAAATGATATCAGTTCACCTACTAGTGGTACTGGTGTGTTTCATAGACGAGCGACATCAATAGAAATTGATGGTGGCGGGTACAAATTGCTTCTCTATAGAAAAAGCTTGGGGATAGCAACGCCGGCAGCAGGAACTTATCCAGTCTTTCATTTACACGATATGGTTGCTGCAACAGAAACAAATTACAATTCAACGGAAGCTGCAGGGTATTGGTCGTTTATTAATGGAGACACATCTACAACGACGAACTTAAGGTCTGATAACTGGTACTTCCGATTTGGCAATGTTTCTACTGACTTTGATCAATCTAAATATAACGGGCTAAATACAAGTTATACCAATGTAGGTGGTCGATTTGCTAGAGCAAATTCGGCTGAGGTAACGATGTATGGTTACAATGTATTGGTAACAGGTAGTGAAAACTTCTATCTAGGAAGCATGATCGTTGAAGACAACACAGTTTGGAAAGGCACGAATGATCGTACCAACTATTCAGTTTGTTGGCATGTAGAAAGACAAAGTGATGGTTCAACAGGAATAAATGGTGAATTTACAATTGGTAAAAATGCTTTCGTCTATTTGAGAAATACAACGACTTATACTTCCTATCCAGCCGTCTATGCCCATTATTCTACTATAACTGTAGGAGAGGGTTCGTATTACAATGCAAGTATGCAAGGAAGAGCACTTTCTAATTATGCAGCGTTGAATGGAACGAATAGATACGCACAAAAGAAGTTTGTTGCGAAAGAAGGTTCCCACATTAATTTGTTGTCCAGAGGATCTGGTCCTGTTGTTAGATTGACTGAAACGACCAATGGAACAACAGCAAATATGGAATTTTTATCAGAACAAAATTCTGAGGTCTTTATCTATGGTAACACTTCAGATGGAGTCATCCAAATGAATGGTAGTGGAGCCAAATTTGAAATAGTCAGTCCAAAGCAATTTGAGATTCGAAATAGTTTAGCTTCGACAAGCGGAACTTCTGCTCGATTTTTGACTATCACAGCTGGAAATACCTTTGGAATTTATAATAGTGATATAAATTTGTGGAGAAATGCAACGGCTGTTTCAGCAACCTCTGATTACACCTACGAGAAGGTTAATTACTTTACAGGAGATGGAACAACATTTACGTCTTCTAACAGTGATCTTCAAAGCACTTTTGTACACAACGGTTTCCGAAGAATCAACGGGTTGAATGTGGCACCAGAAGTTGTATGGGACCCTGTAACGGATGCGCAAAAATCTTATCAAGCTAGGGTAAGTCTTGGTAATTTACCGACTGGAGCGTTTGATAATGATGGTGTTCCGATTATGGAAGAAGTGTTTGCGCAAACCGGACAGGCCTTGGTTACATTTACAGATACACGAGGCAATGTTCGAGCAAATATTCCAATAGATGGAAACAAGTATGCAAAATACACCGATACAGAGTTTCAAATCGCACCTTTAGAGATGAAAGCAACTGCAACAAGAGGAGAAACTTGGGTCAGTGAGGAAACTCCAGAACCTGTTATTGATGTCACGCCTCCGGAACCAGCAACACTTATGGATGAGAAAATTACAAATGCGACGAAACAGCTTTCAGCTGAAAATCTTGAAGTAGGAGCTAATGTTCTCATTTCGATAAATGGTGGAAGTTTGATAGGGGTTGGAACGGTTGGCAGTGATGGTAAATGGCTTTATAATTTGCCAGGCTACCTGAATGCTGGTGATACTGTGACTATCTATTTAGAAGATAATGCGGGAGATAATCCAACGACTATCACTCCACCTAGCACAAACAGTGCGGTGGGAAGTAATACAACTGGGAATATCAATCCATATCCTAGTGCGGTGTCTTATATTGATGCCATTTTCCAACCAGCAAAACGCTATACAGTTATAGATATCATCCCAGATGCCCCTAGTTTGATCAAGGGTTCAGCTTCTAGTGGTGGTACTACAACCTCTATTGGTGATGAAGTGACCTACACGCTGACTGCTAAAAATGATAAAGCAGATTCTGTAGATTGGAAAGACGTTGTCTTGGAAGATGTATTAGCTGCGGGGTTAGATTTTGATACTGCTGATCATGGGATCACGATTAAACAAATCGATGCTTCCGGCACAGAAACGACTATCCCGTTAGCGGCTGATACCTTTGACTACAATGAAACAACCCGTTTGTTGACGATCAAGCTTGGTGATATTCCTGCCAAGTACAGCTATGTCGTGACCTTTAAAGTAACGATAGGAAACGATGCTACAGTGGATCAGGATATCATGAATAAAGCAACGGCTAAAGGGTATTCGCCACAAGAATCGCTAGACCCATTTGTTCCGGGACCAATTACCGGACCATTCAAGGTGATCGATGTCACCTCAGATGAAGTCGGACTCCCGGGTGGGACGTTGTATGGCATCCTACAGTTGACTTCCGCACCAACAGTTATCGATTTCAAGACACACACAGTCACAATGAATGACACACGGGTGGAAGAACCGGAGTTGAACATGCCTCTGACCGTTTCTGATAGTCGGGGCAATCTGAAGAGTTGGACATTGACAGCGACATTAACGAAGGAAATGGCGCATATGGGGGATACGACAAAAATCCTACATGACGCAATTAAATTCAATAATGGCACGACAGAAGACGCTTTGGATGGGGATTCGACCTTGATTAAGACGTATACACATCCGTCTGCCGGAGATTACGTTGTCAGTAATGACTGGAGTTCCGGAGGAACCGGGCTCAAGCTGGAAGTTCCAGCCGGTTCGGTAAGAAAACTTGGACAATATCAGGCGGAAATCACTTGGCATTTAGGTGACACGCCTTAA
- a CDS encoding LPXTG cell wall anchor domain-containing protein codes for MKNNIIHLIRLSMLLLLTTAFTAGAPTSIAAENGGAVQTNGVIQFYEETTSSTTIPSTSTSTPVTETSSSVLPVTKPAGKYPSTGELVKKSLAISGSALVVLVLLFFFWKRRKDEKEADSR; via the coding sequence ATGAAAAACAACATCATTCATCTGATTCGACTCTCCATGCTCCTGTTGCTGACTACCGCTTTTACAGCTGGTGCACCAACCAGTATTGCGGCAGAGAACGGTGGAGCAGTCCAAACCAATGGAGTCATTCAGTTTTATGAAGAAACAACGAGTAGTACGACAATACCCAGTACGTCTACCTCAACACCTGTCACAGAGACGTCCTCTTCGGTGTTGCCAGTCACAAAACCTGCTGGGAAATATCCCTCTACAGGGGAACTGGTGAAAAAAAGTCTGGCTATCAGTGGGTCCGCACTTGTTGTCCTTGTGCTTCTGTTCTTTTTCTGGAAGCGCAGAAAGGATGAAAAGGAGGCAGACAGCCGATGA